From the genome of Eucalyptus grandis isolate ANBG69807.140 chromosome 2, ASM1654582v1, whole genome shotgun sequence, one region includes:
- the LOC108956502 gene encoding uncharacterized protein LOC108956502: MASTSNDPLGRGKGKPQDPPRSRSRVRNASRGRDRRRPGTQTRDKSKAPQSRSWANVASLSAKGYELGFAPPISVGKKSVVRLSDNAKFAGDPKWNSCLVGYYIGKNVPFKITEMALRKAWGAHLTEVLANEDGFYFFIIPDDEYRKKILDEGRMTVARIPLVLKQWHHTMELKKDLQSSVPVWIRLKNIPFAYWSAPGISEIASAVGKPLYVDPLTEKMKRLSFARVYVEISAKMERCEEVEVWVDDKTFLVPVLYEWRPNSCMKCGVFGHNCLAKVDVKQPPVAAVQSAPTANPVAVVRSMATANPGSTNPDISSSSDEGWKKVTNRRNKQPQGKEAASTPPVSALKANPIAGSRIHNAAEDQICKNPENDGNSMALVVSNPDDAAIALSSEEESEENASAVSSSGSEEGDPIPGSPSLQDTSHPSPKAPPIQKVPPKASAMATPSSAPNMESSRRRPPRRRLLWLASGKALFLSVVYAEHSFVARRPLWEDFIQTSNTLSFAPWIVASDFNAICDPSDRIGSSNAWIPAFDELRDCLTQAGLDDLRYTGYRYTWATSSGPNRKQRKIDRVMVNGRWNSEFSFSEASFIAPGISDHTPMVIKVMQVPRSSKPFKFFNFWMTHPEFLAMVTEAWRSPTYGSSMYTLYAKLRLLKCKLKQLNKDSFSDLSMRTAEARQALQSTQDALQADPSNYLLAEVEKQQIQVFTDLRLQEESFYRQKSRWLMETPRPLTLREFRKYLLITFVSCLLRLLLWRVLHGGDPSGAKHSLDEEQVRFLSAPVFDDEIKNTLFSLATGKAPGPDGFNVEFFKHSWDIVGASVILAVRDFFITGELLKQINTTIIALVPKIPNASTVHDFRPIACCNTIYKCITKIIANRISRVLPSIISLPQNAFVKGRHISDNILLAQELFSGFQHDPYRPKCVIKVDFRKAYDTVCWEFIEVCLQAFGFPQQFIERIMVCVRSPKFSVSLNGELHGFFASGRGIRQGDPMSPYLFTLVMEVFSGLLDIQTANLALVSSGDAGIDSFSNWSGLEPNLNKSEVFLSGGSPRLRNDILDKLGFQWIHSTFLSRKNFWIIPIPTYCSWAWRKLLRLRNAYQQHFRWRIGNGRSVSFWFDPWHDNGPLNRLFSNQEIYRSGIPRVASVADAFSSPLGWYVINIMANWWEPLPEFNQQADCFQWIRHPSGRFSTASAWELLRPKGNSVPWSSFVWNSSMPPRYQSHLWLITRNRLPTQVLLLSYARISAALCPFCSSRPDSVDHLFFACQAPVNLASFWAAKFNIFWRNKSWCENLDWASNCFSDRSFYDSLARFSFGALCYIIWKERNNIIFRNQTLFLPAMKMHLQKAIKDKASTFKRVQDTPKNRRLQQSWDLSPSIFHG; the protein is encoded by the exons ATGGCGTCTACGAGTAATGACCCATTGGGCCGGGGGAAAGGCAAGCCCCAGGATCCCCCTAGGAGTCGTAGCCGTGTGCGAAATGCCTCTCGAGGCAGGGATAGAAGACGCCCTGGTACTCAGACTCGGGATAAGTCGAAGGCCCCTCAGTCCCGTTCCTGGGCTAATGTAGCTAGTCTGTCTGCTAAGGGTTATGAACTTGGCTTTGCCCCGCCTATCTCGGTAGGGAAGAAATCGGTGGTTCGGTTATCTGACAATGCTAAGTTTGCTGGTGATCCTAAATGGAATAGCTGCTTGGTAGGCTACTATATCGGGAAGAATGTGCCATTCAAGATTACTGAGATGGCGTTGAGGAAGGCTTGGGGTGCGCATCTAACTGAAGTGCTGGCCAACGAGGATGGCTTTTACTTTTTCATCATTCCTGATGATgaatatagaaagaaaattctggATGAAGGCCGTATGACAGTGGCCAGAATCCCTTTGGTGCTCAAACAATGGCATCATACAATGGAATTGAAGAAGGACCTTCAATCATCTGTCCCGGTCTGGATTCGCTTAAAGAACATCCCATTCGCATATTGGTCGGCTCCAGGAATTAGTGAAATAGCAAGTGCTGTTGGGAAACCCTTGTATGTGGATCCCTTGacggagaaaatgaaaagactaTCATTTGCCAGGGTCTATGTTGAGATCTCTGCAAaaatggagcgatgcgaggaaGTTGAAGTTTGGGTGgatgacaaaaccttcctggtTCCGGTGCTTTATGAATGGAGACCGAACTCGTGCATGAAATGTGGTGTGTTTGGACACAACTGCCTTGCAAAGGTAGATGTCAAGCAACCTCCGGTGGCTGCAGTTCAATCTGCTCCTACTGCAAATCCAGTTGCTGTAGTTCGATCTATGGCTACTGCAAATCCAGGTTCTACAAACCCAGATATATCATCCTCTTCGGATGAAGGGTGGAAGAAGGTCACAAATAGGAGGAATAAGCAACCTCAGGGGAAAGAGGCAGCTTCTACTCCTCCAGTCTCGGCATTAAAGGCCAATCCGATAGCTGGGTCGAGGATCCATAATGCAGCTGAAGACCAAATCTGCAAAAATCCAGAAAATGATGGTAATTCAATGGCTCTGGTTGTCTCCAACCCGGATGATGCTGCGATAGCACTTTCTTCTGAGGAAGAGTCAGAGGAAAATGCAAGTGCTGTTAGTAGTAGTGGTAGCGAGGAAGGAGATCCTATTCCTGGTTCGCCAAGCCTCCAGGATACATCCCATCCTAGCCCTAAGGCTCCTCCCATCCAGAAGGTCCCTCCTAAAGCTTCTGCTATGGCCACTCCCTCAAGTGCTCCGAATATGGAGTCAAGTAGGAGGAGGCCCCCCAGACGACG GTTGCTCTGGTTGGCGTCGGGTAAGGCCCTGTTTTTGTCGGTTGTCTATGCTGAGCACAGCTTTGTCGCTAGACGGCCTTTATGGGAAGATTTTATCCAAACAAGTAACACTCTTTCTTTTGCTCCCTGGATTGTTGCTAGTGATTTCAATGCTATTTGTGATCCTTCGGATAGAATTGGTAGCTCAAACGCTTGGATACCGGCGTTTGATGAACTGAGGGACTGCTTGACACAGGCGGGCCTTGATGATTTACGCTACACGGGTTATAGATACACCTGGGCTACCTCGTCGGGTCCCAACcgaaaacagaggaaaatagATAGAGTTATGGTTAATGGCCGCTGGAATTCGGAATTCTCATTCTCGGAAGCCTCCTTTATAGCTCCAGGCATCTCGGACCATACCCCAATGGTTATCAAGGTTATGCAGGTCCCCAGATCCTCGAAGCcgtttaagttttttaatttttggatgacTCATCCGGAATTCCTTGCAATGGTTACTGAAGCTTGGCGTTCTCCCACTTATGGTTCATCTATGTATACTCTGTATGCAAAGCTGCGTCTCCTTAAATGCAAGCTGAAACAGCTCAACAAGGATTCCTTTTCTGACTTGTCTATGAGAACCGCTGAGGCCAGACAGGCTCTCCAGTCCACTCAGGATGCTCTTCAAGCGGATCCTTCAAATTATCTTCTTGCTGAAGTTGAGAAGCAGCAGATTCAAGTGTTTACTGATCTACGCTTGCAAGAGGAATCGTTTTATCGTCAGAAATCTAGG TGGCTGATGGAAACACCACGACCTCTGACCCTTCGAGAGTTCAGAAAATATTTGTTGATCACTTTCGTGAGCTGCTTACTGCGGCTCCTGCTGTGGCGTGTCCTGCATGGAGGAGATCCGAGCGGTGCCAAGCATTCGCTAGATGAGGAGCAGGTTCGTTTCTTATCCGCCCCTGTTTTCGATGATGAAATCAAGAATACTCTGTTTTCTCTTGCCACGGGTAAAGCCCCTGGGCCTGATGGTTTCAATGTTGAGTTTTTTAAACACTCTTGGGACATTGTTGGTGCTTCGGTGATCTTGGCTGTTAGAGATTTCTTCATAACAGGAGAGCTGTTAAAGCAAATCAATACTACCATCATTGCCCTAGTGCCCAAGATCCCTAATGCCTCGACTGTTCATGACTTCAGGCCAATCGCATGTTGCAATACTATATATAAGTGCATCACTAAGATTATTGCTAATCGCATATCCCGTGTGTTGCCATCCATCATTAGTTTGCCGCAAAACGCATTCGTAAAGGGTAGGCACATCAGTGACAACATTCTACTTGCTCAAGAGTTATTCAGTGGCTTCCAGCATGATCCCTATAGGCCTAAATGTGTAATCAAGGTCGATTTTAGGAAGGCATATGATACAGTGTGCTGGGAGTTCATTGAAGTTTGCTTACAAGCTTTCGGATTTCCTCAGCAGTTCATTGAACGCATTATGGTTTGTGTTCGGTCCCCTAAATTCTCGGTCTCCCTTAATGGGGAGCTTCATGGATTCTTTGCAAGTGGGAGGGGTATCCGTCAAGGAGACCCAATGTCTCCCTACCTATTCACACTTGTGATGGAAGTCTTTTCGGGATTACTGGATATTCAGACGGCAAACCTGGCTTTGGTTTCTTCTGGAGAT GCAGGTATTGACTCTTTCTCCAACTGGAGCGGGTTGGAACCGAATCTGAATAAGAGTGAGGTGTTCTTATCTGGAGGATCGCCTCGCCTTCGGAATGATATTCTGGACAAGCTTGGATTCCAG TGGATTCACTCCACCTTTTTAAGTCGGAAGAACTTCTGGATAATCCCGATCCCAACGTACTGCTCTTGGGCGTGGAGAAAACTCCTTCGCCTCCGTAATGCTTATCAGCAGCATTTTAGATGGAGGATTGGCAATGGCAGGTCTGTATCGTTCTGGTTTGATCCCTGGCACGATAATGGCCCGCTCAACCGCCTCTTCTCCAACCAGGAAATTTACCGCTCGGGCATCCCTCGGGTTGCCTCAGTAGCCGATGCTTTCTCTTCGCCTTTGGGCTGGTATGTGATCAATATTATGGCCAATTGGTGGGAACCCCTCCCGGAGTTCAACCAACAGGCGGACTGCTTCCAATGGATTCGGCACCCCTCAGGGCGGTTCTCAACAGCGTCGGCCTGGGAATTATTGAGGCCCAAAGGAAATTCTGTGCCTTGGTCCTCATTCGTGTGGAATTCTTCTATGCCGCCAAGATACCAATCGCACTTGTGGCTCATCACCCGTAACAGACTCCCAACGCAGGTTCTGCTCCTCTCCTATGCTAGGATCTCAGCAGCGCTCTGCCCGTTTTGCTCAAGCAGGCCCGATTCGGTGGACCACCTGTTTTTCGCATGCCAAGCTCCGGTTAATCTTGCATCCTTCTGGGCTGCGAAGTTTAACATATTCTGGCGGAACAAATCCTGGTGTGAAAACCTCGATTGGGCGTCCAATTGCTTCTCAGATAGGAGCTTCTATGATTCGTTGGCTCGGTTCAGTTTTGGAGCCTTGTGCTATATAATCTGGAAAGAGCGTAACAACATCATCTTTCGAAATCAGACTCTATTCCTCCCGGCGATGAAGATGCATCTCCAGAAGGCGATCAAAGACAAAGCTTCGACTTTCAAGCGTGTGCAGGATACCCCGAAGAACAGAAGGCTGCAACAGAGCTGGGACTTGAGTCCGTCTATCTTCCACGGATGA